A window from Drosophila yakuba strain Tai18E2 chromosome 3L, Prin_Dyak_Tai18E2_2.1, whole genome shotgun sequence encodes these proteins:
- the LOC6533018 gene encoding uncharacterized protein LOC6533018, producing MTEPISAAVQRRRQLLHSVESLRGRVRQVLKCVINQHIEFLVLESDVAALLDEVREFNDDHEEMRRLDRMIEALRDYSGPTICHEWPYPLIFKGTIDEAHVAQILNASELDLDAKLVKLSEGRNCIHVESDVVTAQRRSRLLWFSRRRRGKRAECLKDPNAVV from the exons ATGACAGAGCCAATTAGTGCGGCGGTGCAGCGGCGGAGGCAACTGCTCCACAGCGTGGAAAGTTTGCGCGGTCGTGTTCGTCAAGTGCTAAAATGTGTTATTAATCAGCATATTGAGTTTCTG GTGCTCGAATCCGATGTGGCCGCTCTGCTGGACGAGGTGCGTGAATTCAACGACGACCACGAGGAGATGAGGCGTCTGGACAGGATGATCGAGGCTCTGAGGGACTACAGCGGACCGACGATATGCCACGAGTGGCCCTATCCCCTCATCTTCAAAGGCACAATCGACGAGGCACACGTCGCACAAATACTCAATGCCAGCGAACTGGATCTGGATGCGAAGTTGGTTAAGCTTTCCGAGGGGAGAAACTGCATCCATGTGGAATCCGATGTGGTCACAGCTCAAAGGCGCTCCAGATTGCTGTGGTTCTCGCGGAGAAGAAGGGGCAAACGAGCTGAGTGCTTAAAGGATCCCAATGCAGTAGTTTAA
- the LOC6533019 gene encoding fibrous sheath CABYR-binding protein, whose amino-acid sequence MKLFLACIFIAAATAAVIPVEQARHRRDVSEIVNEYIPPAEEVGAELAQDPAALGDDGYRYKTVRRLKLRHRRDVSEIANEYLPPTEDAATEAPIEEAPVEEASQDSAVLAADGYQYKTVRRLKLRHRRDVSEIANEYLPPTEEVVADAPVEEVPDEEASQDSAVLAADGYQYKTVRRLKLRHRRDVSEIANEYLPPTEEVVADAPVEEAPVEEAPVEEASQDSAVLAADGYQYKTVRRLKYRQRRDVSEIANEYLPPTEEVVADAPVEEAPVEEASQDSAVLAADGYQYKTVRRLKLRHRRDVSEIANEYLPPTEDAATEAPIEEAPVEEASQDSAVLAADGYQYKTVRRLKYRQRRDVSEIANEYLPPTEEVVADAPVEEAPVEEAPVEEASQDSAVLAADGYQYKTVRRLKYRQRRDVSEIANEYLPPTEEVVADAPVEEVPVEEASQDSAVLAADGYQYKTVRRLKLRHRRDVSEIANEYLPPTEEVVADAPVEEVPVEEASQDSAVLAADGYQYKTVRRLKYRQRRDVSEIANEYLPPTEDAATEAPIEEAPVEEASQDSAVLAADGYQYKTVRRLKYRQRRDVSEIANEYLPPTEEVVADAPVEEVPVEEASQDSAVLAADGYQYKTVRRLKYRQRRDVSEIANEYLPPSEEVVTETPLEVAPVEEASQDSAVLAADGYQYKTVRRLKYRQRRDVSEIASDYLPPVEETVVADAPVEEVSQDSAVLGDEGYRYKTVRRLKLRHRRAL is encoded by the exons ATG AAACTTTTCTTAGCCTGCATCTTTATTGCCGCCGCGACGGCTGCAGTGATTCCTGTCGAACAAGCCAGGCACCGTCGTGACGTCTCCGAGATCGTGAACGAGTACATCCCGCCGGCGGAGGAAGTTGGCGCCGAGTTGGCCCAAGACCCCGCCGCCCTGGGAGATGATGGATACCGCTACAAGACCGTGCGCCGATTGAAGCTCCGTCATCGTCGTGATGTTTCCGAGATTGCCAACGAATACCTGCCCCCCACTGAGGATGCCGCCACCGAAGCCCCCATTGAGGAAGCTCCAGTTGAGGAAGCCAGCCAGGACTCCGCCGTCCTTGCCGCCGATGGATACCAGTACAAGACCGTTCGCCGATTGAAGCTCCGTCATCGTCGTGATGTTTCCGAGATCGCCAACGAATACCTGCCCCCCACTGAGGAGGTTGTTGCTGATGCCCCAGTTGAGGAGGTTCCAGATGAGGAAGCCAGCCAGGACTCCGCTGTCCTTGCCGCCGATGGATACCAGTACAAGACCGTTCGCCGATTGAAGCTCCGTCATCGTCGTGATGTTTCTGAGATCGCCAACGAATACCTGCCCCCCACTGAGGAGGTTGTTGCTGATGCCCCAGTTGAGGAAGCTCCAGTTGAGGAAGCTCCAGTTGAGGAAGCCAGCCAGGACTCCGCCGTCCTTGCCGCCGATGGATACCAGTACAAGACCGTGCGTCGTCTCAAGTACCGCCAGCGTCGTGATGTTTCCGAGATCGCCAACGAATACCTGCCCCCCACTGAGGAGGTTGTTGCAGATGCCCCAGTTGAGGAAGCTCCAGTTGAGGAAGCCAGCCAGGACTCCGCTGTCCTTGCCGCCGATGGATACCAGTACAAGACCGTTCGCCGATTGAAGCTCCGTCATCGTCGGGATGTTTCCGAGATCGCCAACGAATACCTGCCCCCCACTGAGGATGCCGCCACCGAAGCCCCCATTGAGGAAGCTCCAGTGGAGGAGGCCAGCCAGGACTCCGCCGTCCTTGCCGCCGATGGATACCAGTACAAGACTGTGCGTCGCCTGAAGTACCGCCAGCGTCGTGATGTTTCCGAGATCGCCAACGAATACCTGCCCCCCACTGAGGAGGTTGTTGCAGATGCCCCAGTTGAGGAAGCTCCAGTTGAGGAAGCTCCAGTTGAGGAAGCCAGCCAGGACTCCGCCGTCCTTGCCGCCGATGGATACCAGTACAAGACTGTCCGTCGCCTGAAGTACCGCCAGCGTCGTGATGTTTCCGAGATCGCCAACGAATACCTGCCCCCCACTGAGGAGGTTGTTGCTGATGCCCCAGTTGAGGAGGTTCCAGTGGAGGAGGCCAGCCAGGACTCCGCCGTCCTTGCCGCCGATGGTTACCAGTACAAGACCGTGCGCCGATTGAAGCTCCGTCATCGTCGTGATGTTTCCGAGATCGCCAACGAATACCTGCCCCCCACTGAGGAGGTTGTTGCTGATGCCCCAGTTGAGGAGGTTCCAGTGGAGGAGGCCAGCCAGGACTCCGCCGTCCTTGCCGCCGATGGATACCAGTACAAGACCGTGCGTCGTCTCAAGTACCGCCAGCGTCGTGATGTTTCCGAGATCGCCAACGAATACCTGCCCCCCACTGAGGATGCCGCCACCGAAGCCCCCATCGAGGAAGCTCCAGTGGAGGAGGCCAGCCAGGACTCCGCCGTCCTTGCCGCCGATGGATACCAGTACAAGACCGTGCGTCGTCTCAAGTACCGCCAGCGTCGTGATGTTTCCGAGATCGCCAACGAATACCTGCCCCCCACTGAGGAGGTTGTTGCTGATGCCCCAGTTGAGGAGGTTCCAGTGGAGGAGGCCAGCCAGGACTCCGCCGTCCTTGCCGCCGATGGATACCAGTACAAGACCGTGCGTCGCCTGAAGTACCGCCAGCGTCGGGATGTTTCCGAGATCGCCAACGAATACCTGCCCCCTTCCGAGGAGGTTGTCACCGAGACTCCTTTGGAGGTGGCTCCAGTTGAGGAAGCTTCTCAGGATTCTGCTGTTTTGGCTGCCGATGGTTACCAGTACAAGACCGTGCGTCGCCTGAAGTACCGCCAGCGCCGCGATGTCTCCGAGATTGCCAGCGACTACCTGCCCCCCGTTGAGGAGACGGTGGTGGCTGATGCGCCCGTCGAGGAAGTGTCCCAGGACTCCGCCGTCCTTGGCGACGAGGGCTACCGGTACAAGACCGTGCGCCGTCTGAAGCTGCGTCATCGCCGTGCCCTGTAA